DNA sequence from the Peromyscus eremicus chromosome 7, PerEre_H2_v1, whole genome shotgun sequence genome:
GTTTCTCCCATAACCAAGATccatgggtccaggaatcaaggagTGGAAAAGAGAATATAGTTCCACTCACAATCATCCCTAGTGGTCCACTAGGAAAATTTTTGCTTTCTGTTCCATGACCttaagttctgctggcctagaaaTTTTGGTTCCTAATGGGGGAACGTGCCTGCCCCATTAGGAGATACAACAAACATCTATTGATCTGGAAGCTGTCATGGCCTGCGATTAAAGTCAACAGGAAGCTGCAACCACCTCTAAGCCAGGCAGGGGACCAAGGGCACAGACCCGTCAGGAATGAAGGTACGGGTCACTCCTCCAGAGCTAAGGCCTGCTGAGGTGCTCGCTGAGGgtagaggaaatacagaatgggtagcagaggaaggtagttataaatatacCTGCTAAGGCCAACTAACCAGTTGCAGAAACAAGATAAGTGACAAGATGTTTGTCATTTTGTTCATGTGTTTGTAcagatgtttgtgttttctttcaaattcctTTATCATGCAATACAACATCTATTAAGAAActatcagccaggcggtggtggcgcgcatgcctttagtcctagcactcgggaggtggaggcaggcagttcgaggccagcttggcttacagagtgagttccaggacagacaccaaaagagaaaaagaacaaaaggaagaaacaatCACTGGTTAtatttaagtttgagatactaaaagaatgtcccttggggttggagatttagctcagtggcagagcgcaaggccctgggttcggtcctcagctctagaAGGAAAAACAATGTCCCTCAAGAGATATTGCCAcctattctaaaatttataatgtatttgCCATTGTATGAGGGATAGTTGTATCTACCATATTAAGCATGATTATGACCtagttaaatatataatgcatttgctATTGTACATGGGATAGTTATGTCAGGCATAATTATGTTCtcatttggaaattaaatatGACTTAAGGAGATATgattatgtcaagttgactacatctggaattgactaaaacccaagtggctgggttCACTTGTGagggacttttttcttttgtttttcgagacaggatttctctgtgtagccctggctgtcctggaacttgctctgtagaccaggctagtcttgaactcagagatccacctgcctctgcctcctgagtgctgggattaaaggcatgcgccaccagttTCCAAACATGAACCAGCCATGGTGAAGCATGCCTGAAGTCCCAGCTGCCGAAGCAAGCAGGTCttggctcaaggccagcctgcctaCACAGCGAGACCCCATGTGAAACAAGCAAGCGATCTGCTCTGAGCGCTCGCCCTTCCCTTGCAGCTGAGGGAGGGCCTGTCTCTCAACCGCAGCTTAGTACCAGCAGCTGCTTGATAACTGTGAGCTGAAGGAGTGGGTGGTACTTCCAGGGCTGACTGTTACAAGCCAGCATCTCCCAAgatgatctttttgtttgtttgttttttgttttttgttttttttttttttttttttttgtttttcgagacagggtttctctgtgtagctttgcacctctcctggaactcacttggtagcccaggctggcctcgaactcacagagatcctcctggctctgcctcccgagtgctgggatcaaaggcgtgcgccaccactgcccggctccaagATGATCTTTAtgccccagaaaaacaaaacttgctCCAGGATCCTGAAGAGAGTTGaacatttttctcctttgagGAAAAGGAAGCCTCCCCTTCCTGCCTGACAggcaactgcctctgcctcaggagcaTCTGCCAGCTTCCAGCaccctgattttctttttctttgtttctgtttgtttggagacagggtttctcagcgtgtagccctggctgtcctggaactcactctgtagaccaggctggactcaaacccagggatctgcctgcccctgccttccaagtgctgggattaaaggtgtgcacctccactaCCCAGCAGAACCCCTACTCATTGTTGGAGCTGAATTCCACTCCCTCCTGGCCTCGTCCTCAGAgatcacataaacacacacacacacacaggtgcggCCAAATGAAACTATTTAATAAGGCATGTCTGGTTCTTCTTGAAGGTCAAAGAGGAAGGGCATCACATCTGTAAGAGAGTTCAGAGGAACTTGCAACCCTGACCTGCTCTTTCCCGGGTCTGCTACGCTGTCCCCCAGAGCTCAAGGCTCCAATGCTACTGCTTCTGCAGCCTTTCTGCTTGCTATAAAGAGTCGTCTTGGCACATGAGCCCTCGTACATCACCCAGCTCGTATGGGATTTCCCAGCATGCTGGGCTGTGAGCAGAGTCCTCTGCAACCGCAATTTCCCAACCTGTTCTTTGTATACAGAGTCCCACTCTCATCAATGAGGGTCTCGACCACTATTCTCCCTGTTTGCTACAGATGTCCCTAGAGTGTGACCCTGGCAGGCACATCCAGCCTAGGGTCTGGGCCTCAGGTCCCCCACCGTGGGGCCCACCCATGACAAGGCTTCACACCTGGCTGGCTCATGCACTGCTGGATACTTTCCAGCCGTGTGGAAGCCAAGGTTCGGGCCTCCTCCGCAAAGCGGCGGTGTCCCTCCTCAGTCAACTTCCAGAGGCAGGATCGAGGTGGTGTGCTGGCCTCACCCTGCATACTGACCGGCACTTTCTCAAAGCTGTCTCGGAAACAGAGATTGTGACGGATCGTATTCTTCCAGCCTTCTGGAGCTGTCcggaaaaaggggaagtgttctCTGTGGACAGGGAGGAAAAGTAAGGGAGGGTGTGGTTCCTCTGAAGAGGACTGACTCTGGTCCTTGTTTTCCCCCCGGGCCAGGAGCCTCAGCACTTCCTAACAGGGTGAAGCAGGGCAGGCTGGTCTGGAACGGCCTTTTGCTAGCAGAACCACAATCCTGGGCACTGCTTatgacccacttttttttttttctcttgatctTTTTGAGAGAGTCTTAATGTGGCCCAGATTGATACTGAACTCTCTGGGTAGCTGAGGATGCCCTTAAACCCGTTCCTCCTCCGACctctacctccggagtgctgagatgataggcctgtgccaccatgctaggCTGAGAACGTTCTTCTTCTAAAGCCCAGTTTACTGTCCCCTAACCTGTCCCCTAACCTCAGGCTCATTTTTGCCCCTCCGTCCAGGGCTGGGGATTTTGACAGCAGGAACAAAACAGAACCAGTAACTGTATCAAACCACGCCAGAACAGACATGCCGAGGGCTCTTGTCTAATACCAGGGAATGCCTCTCCCATACTCACTGTACATGACTATCAAAGCTAACTGTTAGCCAATCGTGGTAtcccacctttaatctcagcatttaggaggcagaggcaggtggatcagagTTCAAGCCTAGTCTAGTCTATAtctgagatccaggccagccagacaGTGAgcccttatcttaaaaaaaatgaggccctagctgggcagtggtggcgcacacctttaatcccagcactcaagaggcagagccaggtggatctctgtgagttcaaggccagcctggtctacagagcgagatccaggacaggctccaaagcggcagaaaccctgtctcgaagaacaaaacaaaaaaagaggcccTCATTTCAACTatctcacacacagacactcaatGCAAATTCTCAGTGAGGCTTCCTTGAGCCCAGTGGGTACAGGGCTCTGTGCCAGGCAGGACAGTCTAAGGAGCAGTAGGTGGGGGATGTTGGGAATATAGATATTATTCTGGCTAATCTTCAGAGGCACGGTGGGAGAAGCTGCACCTTGACCCCGGTGAACAGATATCTGAGGGAAGCCTGAATTTTAAGAGGTGAAAGGGGAGTGGGAGTAATTAATTCTGTTCCTGAACATGGGGTAGGCACACATTTGCCCGGGGAAAGACAACCAGAAAGGCACATACATCCTCAGAcccagatagggaaactgagtcagcaGCCCAGGGCCAGGTTGGAAATTATTAGACCCTgaccctccctttccctcctcacaGGCCCCCTGGGCACATACCGAGTGAAGCTGTAGATCTGCTGTACGTTGAGGCCACAGGAGGGACTGTTTCTGAGTGCCAGGGCAATTAGATGGAAGTAATTGAGAGGGGGGCGGGACCAGAGCCTCCCCTCTGGGCTGACAGCTTGTCGAAGCCTCCTCTGACTCTGGAGGGGGGCCCTTGTGGGAAGGGATGGGAGAGCCACAGAGGAGCTGTCATCCTGGTCCTTGGCCTCCTCCTCGTCTGTAAGCTAGAGGGGCACAGAGTAGGATCTGGTCCTGACTCATTGGCCTCAGCTCCAGGCTACACTGGTAGATGGGGGAGCAGTCTGGAACCCACCATCTGGGCTTCTCCCCAACCCAAGGGTACAGATCAGTTCTAAGCTTATCTTTTACTGGCCCTCAGAAACCCAGCTGCTGATGCCTCAACCCTGTTCCCACTCAGCCATACCTCCTTGCAGGTGCTAGGGGAAGAGGCTGAatgcttctgtttctgcttctgcttccgcTTGCAAGATGACGGCTGTCTGGAAGAAGGCAGCCATGACTGTGCCCCCGAAGCTTTTGAGCAGCTGGCTTCTCCCCGCTTCCGGGCTGGATGGCAGGAAGGTAGCACACTTTGCAGGTCCTTCTTTTTAAGTTTCTCCACCTCCAGCTTGCCGAGAGGATACACAATGTTTGGGTTCACCCACATCCACAGATTGGGCTTAATGTCAGGACCTGTGCAGAGGAAAAGGAGACTTCCCATAGCTCACCCGCTTTGGGGAGCAAGGTGACCCCAGCTCAGGAAACAACTGTGTCCGCAGAGCTCACAACTCACCATCTTTATCaggcttgggttttttttccaaaggcagtggtggtggttcaACTATTTGGAGTCTGTATTTGGCAACTGgcaaaggagagagacaagacaTTCTAGAATTTCCACTGTTACCCCACGATCTGGGGGCCTGAAGATTTCTGGGGGCGGTGTGGGCCTAGCCTGGGTAGTATGAAGCTATAGAGACTGGTGTGCCCTTTACCTCTGACCTTCAAACACTCCGCACTCTTTTCTCACTCTGCATATACTATCCCTGAACAGCCTCATACATGCCCATGGCTGTgttaccttttttgttttgttttgttttgtttttcgagacagggtttctctgtgtagctttgcacctttcctggaactcacttgggatcctcctggctctgcctcccgagtgctgggattaaaggcgtgcgccaccaccgcccggctaaacttGATGTTACACCCCCCCACTTCCCCAGCCCCACTCCCGcctccccggagctgaggaccgaacccagggccttgcgcttgttaggcaagcactctaccactgagctttgtGTTACCATCTTTAAAACCAGGGCTCCCAAATCTACCTACATACCACACTTCTCTGCTGGTCTCTACAGTAGAGCTGTGGACTGGGTGTTGTTACCTGGGATATTGACAAGTACTTCAAACACAACATATCCCCTCTCCCTTCTACCCACTTCTCTCCCCCTTCTGCTCCTTTCCCTCCTGACATGGGATCCTGTTATAaatcacaggctggcctcaaacactctAGCCCCCTGCCGCAGCCTCccgggattacagacatgtaacTATGGCCAACTTCAAGCTTAACATATCTAAAATTAAATTGCATTTTCTTGGGCTGGCAGTATCAGGTAATGTTCAGAACAGAACCATCCCCTAGGCCTGCCCACAGTATCATTCATTACATCCCCATCTTACTAAAGTGTGAGTTACAACCTCATATGGGATGGTAAACTGAAGATGGAGGTCACAGACAGTGGAGGTCTGGTCTGGAGGTAGATCTGAGAGCCCTGGATGTGTAGATAGTGACTTACATTCTCTGCCTATGCAAATAATACCCCACGATAAATTCCTCGGTTGAGAAGATAGCTCAGGAGATAGCTGATAGCTGACTCCAATCTACAGAACTACATGTAAAACGATGACAACATCCAGGCCtgttggcacatacctttaatgccagcactcaggaggcagaggcaggtggatctcggaaagttccagaccagtctggtctacagagtgagttccaggacagccagagctacatggagaaaccctgtatatataaaaaaacaaacaaaaacaaactggggctggagagatgactcagtggtctCTCTgagcagcactggctgctcttccagaggacctgggttcaattcccagcacctacacggcagctcacacctgtctgtaactccagttccagggatctgacatacctgcaggcaaaacaccaatgtgcctaagaaacaacaaacaaaaacaacgaaacaaaacaaacacactgcAGAGGAGCCTGGTGCCCCTCAGCTCAAATGGAAGACTTTTCTGTTAGGAACTGCAGAGTTTTCAGTGCCCAGAGCTTTCAGGTCTTTTCTTCCGGAGGTGGGGTAggtgttaaaggtgtgcgccagcagACCTAGcaagttttctgttctttttgtttggtttttcaagacaggatttccctgtgcaACGCtcgttgtcctggaactctctgtagaccaggctggcctcagtttgCCTCtatttcccgagtgctgggattaaaggggtgagctACCACGCCTGGcaagttttctgttcttaaatgtgttttattatatttgtgtgtgtctgtgtgtgcgtgtgcgtgttgGGGTGCACATGCCAAAGTGCTgttgtggagatcagaagacagtttGCAAGAGTTCTCTTCTTCCCCCCATGTGGGTTCTGCTGACCAAACACAGGTCATCTGGCTTGATAGCCTgcacctgctaagccatctcgtCCACCTTTGTTTTTATCGTGGGTAGCACGTATGTGTAGTGGAgcgcatgtgtgtgtttgggcacctgtacatgtgtgtatgtgggagaTGTGGAACATGTATATGTGCACTAGGGGTACATGTACCTGTatatctgtgaatgtgtgttgtggagcatctgtgtgtgtgtgtgtagtacatgAATCTGTACGGGGTGGGTATGCATGCCCTGTATGCATGAATGTGGCTTCCTCTACCATGTTCCACCTTAtattactttaaagaaaaaaaaaagcattaattaGTGTGTGGGGCACACGTGTCATGGCATGTGTAGGTCATAAGTCAATTTGAAGGGGCTGGTCTCTCTTTCTACTATATGGGACTcaggtggcatgcacctttacctgctaagcatCAAGCTGCTCCTTGTTCCTTTTAaggcctctcactgaactggaagttCACCTTTTggggttaggctggctggctagtgagctcatgggatccacctgtctccactcctAAATGCTAGGGCACAGGAACAAAcagccatgcctagctttttttt
Encoded proteins:
- the Foxr1 gene encoding forkhead box protein R1, whose product is MGNECFLSFTTSHLPLYTQNLAKYRLQIVEPPPLPLEKKPKPDKDGPDIKPNLWMWVNPNIVYPLGKLEVEKLKKKDLQSVLPSCHPARKRGEASCSKASGAQSWLPSSRQPSSCKRKQKQKQKHSASSPSTCKELTDEEEAKDQDDSSSVALPSLPTRAPLQSQRRLRQAVSPEGRLWSRPPLNYFHLIALALRNSPSCGLNVQQIYSFTREHFPFFRTAPEGWKNTIRHNLCFRDSFEKVPVSMQGEASTPPRSCLWKLTEEGHRRFAEEARTLASTRLESIQQCMSQPDVMPFLFDLQEEPDMPY